In Zobellia roscoffensis, the following are encoded in one genomic region:
- a CDS encoding amino acid adenylation domain-containing protein: MKSPYTLPQLIDNVANTSPNREAFRYLHQTISYGDLQLKSNLLASYLVSIGIQKGDRVGIYMNRCLETCIAVYGILKAGAAYVPLDTFTPYNRTATILNDCGITCLITTPTKRRKVMSLLNESHAISTIIGDTLPHSIQSIDWDAIFSIGLKDSISPIILDQDLAFILYTSGSTGKPKGIMHTHYSTLSLAKIAADTYGFNSNDIFGNPAPLHFDPSTFGYFVAPLVEAKTVIIPDAHLKMPASLSALIANEKITVWYSVPLMLIQLLNSGTLDKNDFSSLRWVLFAGEVFITKHLRALMLLWPNAKFSNLYGPAELILCTYHHVTEPPKTDKPIPIGKAWANTEYKIIDDKNTDVPVGESGQLVIRSATMMKGYWNNKALTEQSLHRVNIADGYEHIYYKTGDLAQLNTKGELLFMGRNDRQIKLRGYRVELDEVELTLLNYENVEEVAVIVLGKNEEVQELAAVIKPKKDTAINLTYLMEYCKLALPSYAIPKTIEFMDDLPRTSSGKISRKEIGKILAENYI; encoded by the coding sequence TTGAAATCACCGTATACATTACCGCAACTTATTGATAATGTAGCAAACACATCGCCTAATCGCGAAGCCTTTCGTTACTTGCACCAAACCATATCCTATGGCGACCTTCAACTTAAGTCTAACCTGCTAGCCTCTTATTTAGTATCAATAGGCATACAGAAAGGCGACCGTGTTGGCATCTACATGAACCGTTGTCTTGAAACCTGTATTGCCGTATATGGTATTCTCAAAGCTGGAGCCGCGTATGTTCCATTGGATACTTTTACCCCTTACAATCGCACTGCTACAATACTAAATGACTGCGGGATTACGTGCCTAATCACCACGCCAACGAAAAGACGAAAAGTAATGTCGCTTTTAAATGAAAGCCATGCTATATCTACAATTATTGGTGACACGCTTCCTCATTCTATTCAATCTATCGATTGGGATGCTATTTTCTCAATTGGGTTGAAAGATTCTATATCTCCTATTATTCTTGACCAAGATTTAGCTTTTATCTTATATACTTCTGGTTCTACAGGAAAGCCTAAAGGCATAATGCACACGCATTATAGCACATTGAGTTTGGCTAAAATAGCAGCCGACACATATGGTTTTAATTCCAATGACATATTCGGAAATCCGGCACCTTTACATTTTGATCCTTCTACTTTTGGATATTTTGTAGCTCCTTTAGTAGAAGCAAAAACCGTAATAATTCCTGATGCCCATTTAAAAATGCCTGCGAGCCTTAGTGCTCTTATAGCGAATGAAAAAATTACGGTTTGGTATTCCGTACCGCTTATGCTCATACAACTTTTAAATAGCGGTACTTTAGACAAGAACGATTTCAGCTCTTTGAGATGGGTACTTTTTGCGGGGGAAGTTTTTATAACCAAACATTTAAGAGCTCTAATGTTACTGTGGCCAAATGCAAAATTCAGTAATTTATACGGACCGGCAGAGCTTATTTTATGTACGTATCACCATGTGACCGAACCTCCAAAAACTGACAAACCAATACCTATTGGCAAGGCGTGGGCCAATACAGAATATAAAATCATAGATGATAAAAATACCGATGTTCCCGTTGGGGAATCTGGTCAACTAGTTATCCGTTCGGCCACAATGATGAAAGGATACTGGAATAACAAAGCACTTACTGAACAATCACTTCATAGGGTAAACATTGCAGATGGCTACGAACATATTTATTATAAAACAGGAGATTTAGCTCAGTTAAACACAAAAGGAGAACTTCTCTTTATGGGCCGGAACGACAGACAAATAAAGTTAAGAGGCTATCGTGTAGAATTAGACGAAGTAGAACTTACACTACTCAATTATGAAAATGTTGAAGAAGTAGCTGTGATAGTTTTGGGGAAGAATGAAGAAGTCCAGGAGCTAGCTGCGGTTATAAAGCCAAAAAAGGACACCGCAATAAATCTAACGTATCTCATGGAATACTGTAAACTAGCCCTACCCTCCTACGCTATTCCCAAAACCATTGAATTTATGGATGATTTACCCAGAACGAGTTCCGGTAAAATAAGCCGAAAAGAAATTGGCAAAATACTAGCCGAAAATTATATATGA
- a CDS encoding HupE/UreJ family protein, with the protein MKKLLLPLIFGLFLLVPIVTFAHQPKQSLIYLRIYEKTGIEGRFEVNANELVNVFGLDVGLHPSMEQVRPYQEKIQAYLLENAKFSSELGAYQIVFTGEISKLNLSYGDFVNFHFRLENSENLPDSLTLDYDAFFDEDPTHMCLVAMEYNWKAGLINNEHIVALYLSEGERNGTFSIKETSLWKGFLAMVQQGIWHIWIGMDHILFLVALILPSVVRRRKKNGVTGEFTNNGKFNIWGWEPVKKFRPAFIYILKIVTFFTIAHTITLSLASLEIINLPSRVVESIIAFSVGLAAFHNIRPIFKGEDWVIAFVFGLFHGFGFASVLGDLGFKGEYLSLSLVGFNVGVEIGQIAIIALIFPILYFIRNNKYYSRFLVWLSVVLIVISAYWLIERAFDIDLPLDEFINRNILYPVANFVGLK; encoded by the coding sequence ATGAAAAAACTATTACTACCACTTATTTTTGGACTCTTTTTGTTGGTCCCTATTGTTACGTTCGCTCATCAACCTAAACAAAGTTTAATATACCTTCGGATTTATGAGAAAACGGGTATTGAAGGTCGTTTTGAGGTCAACGCCAATGAACTTGTCAATGTCTTTGGCTTGGATGTTGGGCTACACCCAAGTATGGAACAGGTTAGACCTTATCAAGAAAAAATCCAGGCCTATTTACTGGAGAATGCTAAGTTTTCATCAGAATTAGGAGCCTATCAGATCGTATTTACCGGAGAAATATCAAAGTTAAACCTTTCCTATGGGGATTTTGTCAACTTCCATTTTCGACTAGAAAATTCAGAAAATTTACCGGACAGCCTTACATTGGATTATGATGCGTTTTTTGATGAAGACCCTACCCATATGTGTCTTGTGGCAATGGAGTATAATTGGAAGGCAGGCTTGATAAACAATGAGCACATTGTAGCTTTGTACCTGTCAGAAGGGGAGAGAAATGGTACTTTCTCTATTAAGGAAACGTCCTTATGGAAAGGTTTTCTAGCTATGGTGCAACAAGGAATATGGCACATTTGGATAGGTATGGATCATATTCTATTCTTGGTGGCGTTGATATTGCCTTCCGTGGTACGAAGACGCAAGAAAAATGGAGTTACAGGTGAATTTACAAATAACGGAAAATTCAATATTTGGGGTTGGGAACCGGTTAAAAAGTTTAGACCGGCTTTTATCTATATTCTTAAAATTGTAACCTTCTTTACAATTGCCCATACTATTACACTTAGTCTGGCATCTTTGGAGATTATAAACCTTCCTTCTAGGGTGGTAGAATCCATTATTGCCTTTTCTGTAGGTCTTGCTGCTTTTCATAATATTAGGCCCATATTTAAAGGTGAAGATTGGGTAATTGCTTTTGTTTTTGGACTTTTTCACGGCTTTGGTTTTGCAAGTGTTTTGGGAGATTTAGGTTTTAAAGGCGAGTATTTGTCGTTATCTTTAGTTGGGTTTAATGTGGGAGTGGAGATTGGTCAGATTGCAATCATAGCACTGATTTTTCCAATTCTATATTTTATAAGGAATAACAAATACTACTCTAGATTTCTGGTATGGCTTTCCGTAGTTTTGATAGTTATTTCTGCGTATTGGCTTATAGAAAGAGCTTTTGATATTGATTTGCCTTTGGATGAATTTATCAACAGAAATATTTTATACCCTGTGGCGAATTTTGTTGGTTTAAAATAA
- a CDS encoding acyl carrier protein, which yields MKNKIIDYIKSDLATETVEEIGLNEDLLGSGLVDSVGMVQLVLFIENEGQIIVAPEEMIIDNFMTISHILEYIKRKRDTETKQS from the coding sequence ATGAAAAACAAGATTATAGACTATATAAAAAGTGACTTAGCAACAGAAACAGTTGAAGAAATAGGTCTAAACGAAGACTTATTAGGCTCTGGCCTAGTAGACTCTGTTGGAATGGTACAATTGGTTCTTTTTATTGAAAATGAAGGGCAGATAATAGTGGCTCCCGAGGAAATGATTATTGATAATTTCATGACCATCAGTCATATTTTGGAATATATAAAGCGTAAACGCGATACAGAAACAAAGCAATCATAA
- a CDS encoding non-ribosomal peptide synthetase — MTNTQKDTFLPLTKSQSALWAGQRMHPDVPLHNVVYTFEIKGAIDKAAFEKAFQKLIASTDILRTTFSEEKGVPNQTILSDVPFKLEYLDFSASDDIQNMEKWLHERTLQQMDISNRVFDSVLLKQSSTNYIWFLKLHHLVTDAVSNSILYNRMNAFYTAEVKKPSSSLEHFPTFSNYIEFEQSQVTASNAYWEEKTKNLLETPLLFGKKTDQTTAARRTIVELGTERSQNLRELARRKEFKGWTEDLTLFNIFLTLYFTYIHRISNQNKIAIGAPAHNRATRGFQKTAGLFIEVLPLVVEIEDEDTFVSLFNRVKIETNSYLRNARPGSTTEKTNSSFNTILNFINADFPDFSGFPTKTEWLHPDHMDSNHTLRTHVYDMNKSGEFKIAFDTNCSSISEATAKEMPSHFINLLDSFLDNFDQSIYRPSLLSSTPKPTEEPPSSTFQSVIETFERHAANNPNKVSLQFKNEILTYNAFNKKANQLAHYLRDRGVTKNSRIALHFQRSTDYLVSVLAVLKTGAAFIPIASDQPIERINYIISNSDSSLVLSQTNLLSKIELPDLGILDVAKESLIISKQPITNLSTKRIPESLAYILYTSGSTGKPKGVLISQNALSNYIFWAQDFYEINEKSIFPLFTSIGFDLTITSTFLPIVSGGRINIYKEPITGPDVSLLKVIDDNLVNCIKLTPSHLALFKGKELNTSYIHTMIVGGEELKSNLAKTIKDTFTSELSIYNEYGPTEATVGCIVSEYDESIHTKATVPIGSPIYNMSAYVLDNYLNEVPQGVVGQLYLSGIGLSNGYANKPVMTDEKFVDNPFTPNRKMYRTGDLARINQNGSFEYIGRLDDQVKLRGYRIELSDIESNLNTFSEIENCAVVLVEDKKQITEDEVVNCSKCGLPSNYPNTDFNENGICHLCTSFETYKDKTERYFKNDKQLVSLLTSKRGQSPNYDCISLLSGGKDSTYVLARLVNMGLKVLAFTMDNGYISEQAKANVQRIVKKLGVDHVYGETPHMNEIFVDSLNQHHNVCNGCFKTIYTLSTKIALEKKIPFIVTGLSRGQFFETRLTEELFWDDNLDTNKIDDTILEARKLYHQESDAVKRLLDVSIFQDESVFEKVEFVDFYRFSDVSLEEMLVYLKEKASWVRPTDTGRSTNCLINQVGIYVHKKDLGYSNYSFPYSWDVRLGHKTRDESLEEINEVINEKEVLRIMDEIGYTSTQPEWENNSKLVAYYTGKEDITVKDIQNRLAKQLPSYMIPSVFKHLDEMPLTKNGKVDKKALKNLSLVQLAMSTSYTAPRNEIEVLLERIWAEVLQLNKVGVHDDFIGLGGHSLAAIRITARINEEIEYNFPLNKIFENPTIAQYSKYLEETLTSLLEK, encoded by the coding sequence ATGACGAACACTCAAAAAGATACATTTCTACCGCTAACTAAAAGTCAATCTGCCCTCTGGGCCGGTCAGCGAATGCATCCTGATGTCCCGCTTCATAATGTGGTCTATACTTTTGAGATAAAAGGTGCTATTGATAAGGCTGCTTTTGAAAAGGCTTTTCAGAAATTAATTGCCTCTACAGATATACTGCGTACCACATTTTCCGAAGAAAAAGGTGTCCCCAATCAGACCATATTAAGTGATGTACCTTTTAAACTCGAATATCTTGACTTTAGCGCTTCAGATGATATTCAGAATATGGAAAAGTGGCTTCACGAGCGTACTTTGCAGCAAATGGATATTTCAAACCGTGTATTTGACAGTGTTCTTCTTAAACAAAGTTCCACAAATTATATCTGGTTTTTAAAACTGCATCATTTAGTAACTGATGCGGTATCTAATTCTATTCTCTACAATAGAATGAACGCTTTTTATACAGCAGAAGTTAAGAAGCCATCTTCTTCACTTGAACATTTTCCAACATTCTCAAACTATATTGAATTTGAACAAAGTCAAGTAACGGCTAGCAATGCGTACTGGGAAGAAAAAACTAAAAATCTTTTAGAAACGCCTCTGTTATTCGGAAAGAAGACTGACCAAACGACTGCGGCAAGACGAACTATAGTAGAGCTCGGCACCGAACGTTCTCAAAACCTTCGTGAACTTGCGAGACGTAAAGAATTCAAAGGATGGACCGAAGACTTAACGCTGTTCAATATATTCTTAACGCTGTACTTCACTTACATCCACAGGATAAGCAATCAAAACAAAATTGCTATTGGAGCACCTGCACATAATAGAGCTACAAGAGGTTTTCAAAAAACTGCCGGGCTATTTATAGAGGTACTACCATTAGTTGTAGAAATTGAAGATGAAGACACTTTTGTTAGTCTTTTTAATCGGGTTAAAATTGAGACCAACTCCTATTTAAGAAACGCTCGCCCAGGCAGTACTACTGAAAAGACGAATAGCAGCTTCAATACCATATTGAATTTCATTAATGCCGATTTTCCAGATTTTAGCGGATTTCCCACCAAAACGGAGTGGTTACATCCTGACCATATGGATAGCAACCATACCTTACGCACCCATGTGTACGATATGAACAAAAGTGGTGAATTTAAAATAGCTTTTGACACCAACTGTAGTAGCATTTCCGAAGCAACGGCCAAAGAAATGCCTTCTCATTTTATCAACCTTTTAGATTCATTTTTGGACAATTTTGACCAATCCATCTACAGGCCTAGTTTATTATCTTCTACGCCCAAGCCTACAGAAGAACCTCCTTCCAGTACTTTTCAATCCGTAATTGAAACGTTTGAAAGGCATGCTGCAAACAACCCAAACAAGGTTTCCTTACAATTTAAAAATGAAATACTTACGTATAACGCGTTTAACAAAAAGGCAAACCAATTAGCTCATTATTTAAGAGACAGAGGCGTAACCAAAAATAGTAGAATAGCGCTTCACTTTCAAAGAAGTACAGACTATTTAGTTAGCGTTTTAGCTGTCCTAAAAACGGGTGCGGCTTTTATTCCTATTGCTTCAGACCAACCAATAGAGCGCATAAACTATATTATCTCAAATTCTGATAGCAGTCTTGTATTAAGCCAGACCAATCTATTATCAAAAATTGAACTGCCTGATTTGGGCATTTTAGATGTTGCAAAGGAAAGTCTAATTATAAGTAAGCAGCCCATCACCAACCTAAGCACAAAACGTATACCTGAAAGCTTAGCTTATATTCTATATACATCAGGAAGTACAGGGAAACCTAAAGGAGTTTTAATTTCGCAAAATGCTTTATCAAACTATATTTTTTGGGCACAAGATTTCTATGAAATTAACGAAAAGTCGATTTTCCCCCTATTTACTTCAATTGGTTTTGATTTAACCATTACCTCGACATTTTTGCCCATTGTAAGCGGTGGAAGAATAAACATATATAAAGAACCAATAACTGGCCCTGATGTAAGTCTATTAAAAGTAATTGATGATAATCTTGTCAATTGCATCAAGTTAACTCCTTCTCATTTAGCCCTTTTTAAGGGGAAAGAACTCAATACTTCGTACATACATACCATGATAGTTGGTGGGGAAGAACTAAAATCAAATCTAGCCAAAACAATTAAAGATACATTCACATCTGAATTAAGCATATATAATGAATATGGACCAACAGAAGCGACCGTTGGGTGTATTGTTTCTGAGTATGATGAAAGTATTCATACGAAAGCTACAGTACCTATTGGGTCTCCAATTTATAATATGTCAGCCTATGTTTTAGACAATTATCTAAACGAGGTTCCTCAGGGTGTTGTCGGCCAACTATATCTAAGTGGTATAGGGCTTTCAAATGGTTATGCCAATAAACCTGTTATGACAGATGAGAAATTTGTTGACAACCCATTTACTCCTAACCGTAAAATGTACCGCACAGGAGACCTAGCAAGAATAAACCAAAATGGAAGCTTTGAATATATAGGGCGCTTAGATGACCAAGTAAAGCTTAGGGGGTATCGTATAGAGTTGTCTGATATTGAAAGTAACTTAAATACATTTTCTGAAATTGAGAATTGTGCCGTTGTTTTGGTAGAAGACAAAAAACAGATTACTGAAGATGAGGTTGTCAATTGCTCAAAATGCGGATTACCTTCAAATTATCCGAATACAGATTTTAACGAGAATGGTATATGCCACCTGTGTACTTCCTTTGAAACGTACAAAGATAAAACAGAACGTTATTTCAAGAATGACAAACAGTTGGTGTCTTTACTCACATCAAAAAGAGGTCAAAGCCCTAATTACGATTGTATTTCACTATTAAGTGGCGGAAAAGACAGCACCTATGTTCTAGCTAGGCTTGTAAATATGGGATTAAAAGTATTGGCTTTCACCATGGATAACGGCTACATCTCCGAACAAGCGAAAGCAAATGTACAGCGTATCGTAAAAAAGCTTGGCGTAGACCACGTATATGGTGAAACGCCCCATATGAATGAAATATTTGTGGACAGTTTAAATCAACATCACAATGTCTGCAATGGTTGTTTTAAGACCATTTATACGCTCAGTACTAAAATTGCACTAGAAAAGAAAATTCCATTTATCGTAACTGGTTTAAGCCGTGGGCAGTTTTTTGAAACACGATTGACCGAAGAGCTCTTTTGGGACGATAATTTAGACACCAACAAAATAGATGATACTATTCTAGAGGCCAGAAAACTATATCATCAAGAATCAGACGCGGTAAAACGACTTTTAGACGTTTCTATTTTTCAAGATGAAAGCGTTTTTGAAAAAGTGGAATTTGTAGATTTTTACAGATTCAGTGATGTTAGTTTAGAAGAAATGTTGGTATATCTCAAGGAAAAAGCAAGCTGGGTAAGACCAACCGATACTGGTAGGTCTACCAATTGTCTCATCAATCAAGTTGGTATTTACGTTCATAAAAAAGATTTAGGGTATAGTAACTATTCTTTTCCGTATAGTTGGGATGTTAGGCTAGGCCATAAAACAAGAGATGAAAGCCTCGAAGAAATTAACGAGGTAATTAATGAGAAGGAAGTGCTGCGTATTATGGATGAAATTGGCTACACATCAACTCAACCAGAATGGGAAAACAACTCAAAGCTGGTTGCTTATTATACCGGTAAAGAGGACATAACCGTAAAAGACATTCAAAACAGATTAGCGAAACAATTACCATCTTATATGATTCCTTCTGTTTTTAAACATCTAGACGAAATGCCGCTAACTAAAAACGGAAAGGTTGATAAAAAAGCATTAAAAAATCTCTCTTTGGTGCAATTAGCCATGAGCACCTCGTATACGGCACCAAGAAATGAAATTGAGGTTCTTCTTGAGCGTATATGGGCAGAAGTCTTACAACTGAATAAAGTTGGCGTTCATGATGATTTCATTGGCTTAGGAGGGCATTCTCTGGCGGCTATACGTATTACAGCGCGGATTAACGAAGAAATAGAATATAATTTCCCTTTAAATAAAATTTTTGAAAACCCTACTATAGCTCAATATTCCAAATATTTAGAAGAAACATTAACATCTCTTTTGGAAAAATAA